One window from the genome of Pyrus communis chromosome 16, drPyrComm1.1, whole genome shotgun sequence encodes:
- the LOC137721176 gene encoding cathecol O-methyltransferase 1-like → MASLEEPKGLPDIPLDDEARKEEESYCHALQLVVSSVLSFSMQSAIELGVFDIIAKEGPNAKLSSAEIAAHVGTKTPDGPMMLDRLLAVLASNSVLDCTVVNGKLDKCFRRLYSLTPVSKHFVTNEDGVSLAPVLTMVQDEAFIKGWRKVKDAVIEGGIAFDRAHGMHHFQYPSVDHRFNEIFNKAMFNHSTLVMKRILKLYKGFEHVTQLVDVGGNLGGAISLITSKYPHIKGINFDLPHVIKHASSYPGVENVGGDMFESIPNGDAIFLKYILHDWLDKDCIKLLKNCYNAIPDNGKVIVVEALLPIKPDSNLSVRTNGQLDLHMMTQTPGGMERSQEEFMALATAAGFSGIRYECFTANLWIMEFYK, encoded by the exons ATGGCTTCTCTAGAGGAACCAAAAGGCCTTCCTGACATTCCTCTTGATGATGAAGCaaggaaagaagaagagagCTACTGCCATGCACTGCAGCTGGTGGTTTCTTCAGTGCTGTCCTTCTCCATGCAGTCAGCAATTGAGCTTGGCGTTTTTGACATCATAGCAAAAGAGGGTCCAAATGCCAAGCTCTCTTCAGCTGAGATCGCAGCTCACGTCGGAACCAAGACCCCTGACGGACCCATGATGCTAGATCGCCTTCTAGCTGTCCTGGCCAGCAACTCCGTGCTCGACTGCACAGTTGTTAACGGTAAACTTGACAAGTGTTTCCGGAGGCTCTACAGCCTTACCCCTGTGTCCAAGCACTTTGTGACTAATGAAGATGGTGTTTCCTTAGCCCCTGTGTTGACTATGGTTCAAGACGAGGCCTTCATAAAAGGCTG GCGTAAGGTGAAAGATGCAGTTATTGAAGGAGGAATTGCATTTGACAGAGCTCATGGCATGCACCACTTTCAGTATCCAAGTGTCGACCATAGGTTTAATGAAATATTCAACAAGGCAATGTTCAACCATAGCACCCTAGTTATGAAGAGAATTCTCAAGCTCTACAAAGGTTTTGAGCACGTTACGCAGCTTGTTGATGTTGGTGGTAATTTGGGAGGGGCAATTAGTCTAATCACTTCTAAATATCCACATATTAAGGGCATCAATTTTGACTTACCTCATGTTATAAAACATGCCTCCTCTTATCCTG GTGTTGAAAATGTAGGAGGAGACATGTTTGAAAGTATTCCAAATGGGGATGCCATTTTTTTGAAG TACATACTTCATGACTGGTTGGATAAAGACTGCATAAAGCTATTGAAAAATTGTTACAATGCAATTCCAGACAATGGAAAAGTGATCGTGGTGGAGGCACTTCTCCCAATTAAGCCAGATTCTAACCTATCTGTGAGGACCAACGGCCAACTTGATCTGCATATGATGACTCAAACCCCTGGAGGGATGGAGAGGAGCCAAGAAGAATTCATGGCCTTAGCAACTGCTGCTGGATTTAGTGGCATCAGATATGAATGTTTCACTGCTAATCTTTGGATCATGGAATTCTACAAGTAG
- the LOC137719760 gene encoding uncharacterized mitochondrial protein AtMg00810-like, translating to MADAKPLTTPAAPGCKLSLYEGEPFPDGTRFRSVVSALQYLLFTCPDIAFAVNQVCQYMHSPTTSHWAAVKRILRYLKGTHDHALVYTPSSLELTAFADADYAGDPDDRRSTGGYCIFLGDNLIS from the coding sequence ATGGCTGATGCAAAGCCACTGACCACTCCCGCTGCTCCTGGATGTAAACTCAGCTTATATGAGGGTGAACCTTTTCCTGATGGCACTAGATTCAGAAGTGTCGTAAGTGCTTTACAGTACTTACTTTTCACATGTCCAGACATCGCCTTTGCCGTAAATCAGGTATGCCAATACATGCATTCTCCCACTACCAGTCACTGGGCAGCAGTGAAGAGAATCCTTCGATATTTAAAAGGCACTCATGATCATGCTTTAGTGTACACACCCAGTTCCTTGGAGCTCACGGCCTTTgctgatgctgactatgcgggtgATCCTGATGATCGTCGATCCACAGGtggctattgtatttttttGGGAGATAATCTTATTTCATAG